From a single Serratia surfactantfaciens genomic region:
- the pgi gene encoding glucose-6-phosphate isomerase, producing the protein MKNINPSQTAAWQALQQHYAQMKDVRIADLFAQDSDRFSRFSATFNDQMLVDYSKNRITQETLEKLQALAKETDLHGAIKSMFAGEKINRTEDRAVLHIALRNRSNSPILVDGKDVMPEVNAVLAKIKQFCARVIGGEWKGYTGKPITDVVNIGIGGSDLGPYMVTEALRPYKNHLNMHFVSNVDGTHIAETLQPLNPETTLFLVASKTFTTQETMTNAHSARDWFLSSAVDQQHVAKHFAALSTNGKAVAEFGIDTDNMFEFWDWVGGRYSLWSAIGLSIALSIGYDNFEQLLSGAHAMDKHFAETPAEKNLPVLLALIGIWYNNFFGAETEAILPYDQYMHRFAAYFQQGNMESNGKYVDRNGNPVDYQTGPIIWGEPGTNGQHAFYQLIHQGTKLVPCDFIAPAISHNPLGDHHAKLLSNFFAQTEALAFGKSLEVVEAEFAAQGKTPEQVKHVAPFKVFEGNRPTNSILLREITPFSLGSLIALYEHKIFTQGAILNIFTFDQWGVELGKQLANRILPELAGSEKISSHDSSTNALINRFKEWR; encoded by the coding sequence ATGAAAAATATCAATCCTAGTCAAACCGCTGCTTGGCAAGCCCTGCAGCAACATTATGCACAGATGAAAGACGTACGGATCGCCGACCTGTTCGCCCAGGACAGCGATCGTTTCTCCAGGTTCTCCGCGACCTTCAACGACCAAATGTTGGTGGACTATTCCAAGAACCGTATCACGCAGGAAACCCTGGAGAAGCTGCAGGCGCTGGCGAAAGAAACCGATCTGCACGGCGCCATCAAATCGATGTTTGCCGGTGAGAAAATCAACCGCACCGAAGATCGCGCGGTGCTGCACATAGCCCTGCGCAACCGCAGCAACAGCCCGATCCTGGTCGACGGCAAAGACGTGATGCCGGAAGTGAACGCGGTATTGGCCAAGATCAAACAGTTCTGCGCGCGCGTCATCGGCGGCGAGTGGAAAGGCTACACCGGCAAGCCGATCACCGACGTGGTGAACATCGGCATCGGCGGTTCGGATCTCGGCCCTTACATGGTGACCGAAGCGCTGCGCCCGTATAAAAACCACCTGAACATGCACTTCGTCTCCAACGTTGACGGCACCCACATCGCCGAAACGCTGCAGCCGCTGAACCCGGAAACCACGCTGTTCCTGGTGGCCTCCAAAACCTTCACCACCCAGGAAACCATGACCAACGCCCACAGCGCGCGCGACTGGTTCCTGAGCAGCGCCGTCGATCAACAGCACGTGGCCAAGCACTTCGCCGCGCTGTCTACCAACGGCAAAGCGGTGGCTGAGTTCGGCATTGATACCGACAACATGTTCGAGTTCTGGGACTGGGTCGGTGGCCGTTACTCCCTGTGGTCGGCGATCGGTCTGTCGATCGCGCTGTCCATCGGTTATGACAACTTCGAGCAGCTGCTGAGCGGCGCGCACGCCATGGATAAGCACTTCGCCGAGACGCCGGCGGAGAAAAACCTGCCGGTGCTGCTGGCGCTGATCGGCATCTGGTACAACAACTTCTTCGGTGCCGAAACCGAAGCCATTCTGCCGTACGATCAGTACATGCACCGTTTTGCCGCTTACTTCCAGCAGGGCAACATGGAGTCCAACGGCAAGTACGTCGATCGCAACGGCAACCCGGTGGATTACCAGACCGGCCCTATCATCTGGGGCGAGCCGGGCACCAACGGCCAGCACGCGTTCTACCAGCTGATCCACCAGGGCACCAAGCTGGTGCCGTGCGATTTCATCGCGCCGGCCATCAGCCACAACCCGCTGGGTGATCATCACGCCAAACTGCTGTCCAACTTCTTCGCGCAGACCGAAGCGCTGGCGTTCGGCAAATCGCTGGAAGTGGTGGAAGCCGAGTTCGCGGCGCAGGGTAAAACCCCTGAGCAGGTCAAGCATGTGGCGCCGTTCAAAGTGTTTGAAGGCAACCGCCCGACCAACTCGATCCTGCTGCGCGAAATCACGCCGTTCAGCCTGGGCAGCCTGATCGCGCTGTACGAGCACAAGATCTTCACCCAGGGCGCGATCCTGAACATCTTCACCTTCGATCAGTGGGGCGTGGAGCTGGGCAAACAGCTGGCTAACCGTATCCTGCCTGAACTGGCGGGCAGCGAGAAAATCAGCAGCCACGACAGCTCGACCAATGCGCTGATCAACCGCTTCAAGGAATGGCGTTAA
- a CDS encoding ShlB/FhaC/HecB family hemolysin secretion/activation protein, producing the protein MIKKITALTLLVSTALSAETLPDSHMMMDMSMGESRRALQDSTREVNHLIEQRRYQQLKQQRLLAEPEPAAPALPQSAQCLPIAGVYLQGITLLSPGDLSALSALPENCISSNDINRLTRELTRLYVQKGYITARVQIVRPNSQGELGLSVTEGFIEKIEGGDRWVNSRLLFPGLEGKPLKLTELDQGLDQANRLQSNTTKLDILPGRQVGGSVIRLRNQHAKPWLITAGTDNYGQKSTGQWLARATATLDSPFGLSDFVSLNANSTLENPAHRYSRAYTLLYSLPYGAFTFSGFASFSSYENHQQLQHNVVKLHGQTQQYGLRSDYVFYRDHDQIDSLSGQLTYKRIDNYFESVRLEVSSPTLTLAELSASHLQILPNGVFSANLSVEQGMPWLGAGRHPSSVHLDSQFTKGKLFANLSQRLRLGDATYQLNNLFYGQYSRDPLPGVEWLSLTDRSAVRGFSRSTQSGDNGWYLQNTLSRSFNLGATTLTPRLGADVGRILPRQDNSGWRSSAGISTGATLRYQRALVDLEVSRGWILSNHATPEDPVQVLARFSYTF; encoded by the coding sequence ATGATAAAAAAAATCACCGCATTGACACTGCTGGTCAGCACGGCCCTTTCCGCCGAAACCTTGCCGGACTCCCATATGATGATGGACATGTCGATGGGGGAATCACGGCGCGCGTTGCAAGACAGCACGCGTGAAGTCAATCATTTGATCGAGCAGCGCCGCTACCAGCAGCTGAAGCAGCAGCGCTTGCTGGCGGAGCCGGAACCGGCCGCGCCCGCACTGCCGCAGTCCGCGCAGTGCCTGCCGATCGCCGGCGTTTATCTGCAGGGCATTACCCTGCTCTCGCCGGGCGATTTATCTGCGCTGAGCGCGCTGCCGGAAAACTGCATCAGCAGTAACGATATCAATCGCCTGACCCGCGAATTAACGCGTCTTTATGTGCAAAAAGGGTATATCACCGCGCGCGTGCAAATTGTTCGCCCTAATTCACAGGGGGAATTGGGGCTAAGCGTGACGGAAGGATTTATCGAAAAAATAGAAGGCGGCGATCGCTGGGTCAATAGCCGGTTATTATTTCCGGGCCTGGAAGGCAAGCCGTTGAAATTAACCGAACTCGACCAGGGATTGGATCAGGCCAATCGTTTGCAATCGAATACCACCAAGCTGGATATATTACCCGGCCGCCAGGTCGGCGGCTCGGTAATTCGTTTACGCAATCAACACGCCAAACCCTGGTTGATTACCGCCGGTACGGATAATTACGGCCAGAAAAGTACCGGCCAGTGGCTGGCGCGCGCCACCGCCACGCTGGACAGCCCGTTCGGCCTGTCGGACTTCGTCAGCCTGAACGCCAACAGCACGCTGGAAAACCCGGCTCACCGCTACAGTCGCGCCTATACCCTGCTCTACTCGCTGCCGTACGGCGCCTTCACCTTTAGCGGGTTCGCCAGCTTCTCGTCCTATGAGAACCACCAGCAGCTGCAGCACAACGTGGTCAAACTGCACGGCCAGACCCAACAGTACGGGCTGCGCAGCGACTACGTGTTTTATCGCGATCACGATCAGATAGACAGCCTGAGCGGCCAGCTGACCTATAAGCGCATCGACAACTACTTCGAAAGCGTGCGTCTTGAGGTCAGCAGCCCAACGCTGACCCTGGCCGAACTGAGCGCCAGCCACCTGCAAATTCTGCCCAATGGCGTGTTCAGCGCCAACCTCAGCGTCGAGCAGGGGATGCCGTGGCTGGGGGCCGGCCGCCACCCGAGTTCGGTGCACCTCGACAGCCAGTTCACCAAGGGCAAGCTGTTCGCCAACCTCAGCCAGCGCCTCAGGCTGGGCGACGCCACCTATCAGCTCAACAACCTGTTCTACGGTCAATACAGCCGTGACCCGCTGCCCGGCGTGGAGTGGCTGAGCCTCACCGATCGCAGCGCCGTACGCGGCTTCAGCCGCAGCACCCAGTCCGGCGACAACGGCTGGTATCTGCAAAATACGCTGTCTCGCAGTTTCAATCTGGGCGCCACCACGCTGACGCCGCGCCTCGGCGCCGACGTCGGCCGCATTCTGCCGCGTCAGGACAACTCAGGCTGGCGCAGCAGCGCCGGTATAAGCACCGGTGCCACATTGCGTTATCAGCGAGCGCTGGTCGATCTCGAAGTCAGCCGCGGCTGGATTTTGTCTAACCACGCCACGCCGGAAGATCCCGTTCAGGTGTTGGCCCGCTTTTCTTACACCTTTTAA
- the panS gene encoding ketopantoate/pantoate/pantothenate transporter PanS, with translation MLALFTRLFPLWAILLSVAAYYTPTTFTGIGPYVSPLLMLIMFAMGVTLRLDDFKRVLARPGPVAAGIFLHYLIMPLAAWILAMLFRMPPDLSAGMVLVGSVASGTASNVMIYLAKGDVALSVTISAVSTLVGVFATPLLTRLYVDAEISVDTMGMLLSILQIVVIPIGLGLIVHHTLTKVVKRIEPLLPALSMVCILAIISAVVAGSQSHIASVGLVVIIAVILHNGIGLLSGYWGGKLFGFDESTCRTLAIEVGMQNSGLAATLGKIYFSPLAALPGALFSVWHNLSGSLLAGYWSGRPIKKK, from the coding sequence ATGCTGGCACTATTCACGCGCTTATTCCCCCTGTGGGCGATACTGCTGTCCGTCGCCGCTTATTACACGCCGACCACCTTTACCGGCATCGGCCCCTACGTCAGCCCGTTGCTGATGCTGATCATGTTCGCCATGGGCGTCACGCTGCGGCTGGATGACTTTAAACGGGTGCTGGCGCGCCCCGGTCCGGTGGCAGCCGGCATCTTCCTGCACTATCTGATCATGCCGCTGGCGGCCTGGATCCTGGCGATGCTGTTCCGCATGCCGCCGGATCTGTCCGCCGGCATGGTGCTGGTGGGCAGCGTGGCCAGCGGCACCGCCTCCAACGTGATGATCTATTTGGCCAAGGGCGACGTGGCGCTGTCGGTGACCATTTCGGCGGTCTCAACGCTGGTGGGCGTGTTCGCCACGCCGCTGTTGACCCGTCTGTACGTCGACGCCGAGATCAGCGTCGATACCATGGGCATGCTGCTGAGCATCCTGCAGATCGTGGTGATCCCGATCGGCCTGGGCCTGATCGTCCACCATACCCTGACCAAGGTGGTGAAGCGCATCGAGCCGCTGCTGCCGGCGCTGTCTATGGTATGCATCCTGGCGATCATCAGCGCGGTGGTGGCGGGCAGTCAAAGCCACATCGCCTCGGTCGGCCTGGTCGTTATCATCGCGGTGATCCTGCACAACGGCATCGGTCTGCTGAGCGGCTACTGGGGCGGTAAACTGTTCGGTTTCGATGAGTCCACCTGCCGCACGCTGGCGATCGAAGTCGGAATGCAGAACTCCGGGCTGGCGGCCACGCTGGGTAAAATTTACTTCTCACCGCTGGCCGCGCTGCCGGGCGCGCTGTTCTCGGTATGGCACAATCTCTCCGGTTCGCTGCTGGCGGGCTATTGGTCCGGCCGCCCTATCAAGAAAAAATAA
- the lysC gene encoding lysine-sensitive aspartokinase 3 — MNQAVPQNSTVVAKFGGTSVADFEAMNRSADVVLANPQVRLVVLSASAGVTNLLVALAEGCEADKRNYQLDEIRRIQYAILDRLTAPAVIRDEIDRLLENIAMLSEAASLATSTALTDELVSHGELMSTLLFVEILRARNVQAEWFDVRKVMRTDDHFGRAVPDSAALSELAQAQLLPRLQEALVVTQGFIGSEPKGRTTTLGRGGSDYTAALLGEALGVGRVDIWTDVPGIYTTDPRVVPAAKRIDKIGFEEAAEMATFGAKVLHPATLLPAVRSDIPVFVGSSKDPAAGGTLVCNTTENPPLFRALALRRKQTLLTLHSLNMLHARGFLAEVFNILARHNISVDLITTSEVSIALTMDTTGSTSAGASLLTTSLLTELSSLCRVEVEENLALVAIIGNQLSRACGVGKEVFGVLDPFNIRMICYGASSYNLCFLVPGEEAEQVVRALHHNLFE, encoded by the coding sequence ATGAACCAAGCAGTACCCCAGAATTCCACCGTGGTGGCCAAGTTCGGCGGCACCAGCGTCGCCGACTTTGAAGCCATGAACCGCAGCGCCGACGTCGTGCTGGCCAACCCACAGGTGCGCCTGGTGGTGTTGTCCGCTTCGGCGGGCGTCACCAACCTGTTGGTCGCCCTGGCCGAGGGTTGCGAGGCCGACAAGCGCAACTACCAGCTTGATGAAATTCGCCGCATCCAGTACGCCATCCTCGATCGCCTCACGGCGCCGGCGGTGATCCGCGACGAGATCGACCGCCTGCTGGAAAACATCGCCATGCTGTCGGAGGCCGCGTCGCTGGCCACCTCGACGGCGTTGACCGATGAGCTGGTCAGCCATGGGGAGCTGATGTCCACCCTGCTGTTCGTTGAAATCCTGCGCGCCCGCAACGTGCAGGCCGAATGGTTCGACGTACGTAAAGTGATGCGCACCGACGATCACTTCGGCCGCGCCGTGCCGGACAGCGCCGCGCTCAGCGAACTGGCTCAGGCGCAATTGCTGCCGCGCCTGCAGGAAGCGCTGGTGGTCACCCAGGGCTTTATCGGCAGCGAGCCGAAAGGCCGCACCACCACGCTCGGCCGCGGCGGCAGCGACTATACCGCCGCGCTGCTCGGCGAAGCGCTCGGCGTCGGCCGGGTGGATATCTGGACCGACGTGCCGGGCATCTACACCACCGATCCACGCGTGGTGCCGGCGGCCAAGCGCATCGACAAAATCGGTTTCGAAGAGGCGGCGGAAATGGCCACCTTCGGCGCCAAAGTGCTGCATCCGGCCACCCTGCTGCCGGCGGTGCGCAGCGACATTCCGGTGTTCGTCGGCTCCAGCAAGGATCCGGCGGCCGGCGGCACGCTGGTGTGCAACACCACCGAGAATCCGCCGCTGTTCCGCGCGCTGGCGTTGCGCCGCAAGCAAACGCTGCTGACGCTGCACAGCCTGAACATGCTGCACGCACGCGGTTTCCTGGCCGAGGTGTTCAACATTCTGGCGCGCCACAATATCTCCGTCGATCTGATCACCACCTCGGAAGTCAGCATCGCGCTGACCATGGACACCACCGGCTCCACCTCCGCCGGCGCCAGTCTGCTGACGACTTCGCTGCTGACCGAGCTGTCGTCGCTGTGTCGGGTGGAAGTGGAAGAGAACCTGGCGCTGGTGGCGATCATCGGCAACCAGCTGTCGCGGGCCTGCGGCGTCGGCAAAGAGGTGTTCGGCGTGCTCGATCCGTTCAATATCCGCATGATCTGCTACGGCGCCAGCAGCTATAACCTGTGCTTCCTGGTGCCGGGCGAAGAAGCCGAGCAGGTGGTGCGAGCCCTGCACCACAACCTGTTCGAATAA
- a CDS encoding cation:proton antiporter has product MELSAPLMLVLIGLASLLAQWLAWLLRLPAILPLLLFGIVLGPTVHLVQPDLLFGDLLFPLVSLSVAIILFEGALTLRFEEIRGLGGVVRNLVTVGMLVTFLVISLASWWLLDFPPELAALIGAVTVVTGPTVIAPLMRVVRPNANINQVLRWEGIVIDPVGAIFTLLVFEFIVLKQNAESYTHLFWTLGVTAAVGLIAGALFGYLLGLALRRVWLPRYLQNLAVLAIMLTAFGVSNAIADESGLLTVTVMGIWLANMRDVDTSDILAFKEELSAILISALFIILAARLDIQALWNMGWPLLLLLLAVQFIARPLCIAVSTWRSSLHWRDRLLLCWIAPRGIVAAAVSSLFALTLQRSGYQGADRLVTVVFAIIIGTVVLQSLTSGMMARWLRVQQQKPRGVLIVGANSVARMLAQALIKLNVPVIVTDSSWEYYRQARMEGIPAYYGHAYSEHAENYLDLSNIAQVLALSPNRHQNALAVYHFGHLFGEDHVFAIRSGAPLKGRGASAESSRFRRHEILFNQEATYGRLSSLLARGATIKATKLNENFGWLEYLEKHQGVIPLFSQKEDGSLQPIGAGSTPAMPCTLIALVQDENPSTSVR; this is encoded by the coding sequence ATGGAATTATCCGCCCCGCTCATGTTGGTGCTTATCGGTCTGGCGTCGCTGCTGGCGCAGTGGCTGGCCTGGTTGCTGCGCCTGCCGGCCATTTTGCCGCTGTTGCTGTTCGGCATCGTGCTCGGCCCAACGGTGCATCTGGTGCAGCCGGATCTGCTGTTCGGCGATCTGCTGTTTCCGCTGGTGTCACTGTCGGTGGCGATCATCCTGTTCGAGGGGGCGCTGACGCTGCGTTTCGAGGAGATACGCGGCCTCGGCGGCGTGGTGCGCAACCTGGTCACCGTCGGCATGCTGGTCACCTTTCTGGTCATCAGCCTCGCCAGCTGGTGGCTGCTGGATTTCCCGCCGGAGCTGGCGGCGCTGATCGGCGCGGTGACGGTGGTGACCGGGCCGACGGTGATCGCCCCGCTGATGCGCGTGGTGCGGCCGAACGCCAACATTAACCAGGTGCTGCGCTGGGAAGGGATCGTCATCGATCCGGTCGGTGCCATCTTCACCCTGCTGGTGTTCGAGTTCATCGTGCTGAAGCAGAATGCCGAATCTTATACCCACCTGTTTTGGACGCTGGGCGTGACCGCCGCCGTCGGGCTTATCGCCGGCGCGCTGTTCGGCTACCTGCTCGGCCTGGCGCTGCGTCGCGTCTGGCTGCCGCGCTACCTGCAGAACCTGGCGGTGCTGGCTATTATGCTGACCGCCTTCGGCGTGTCCAACGCCATCGCCGACGAGTCCGGCCTGTTGACCGTCACGGTGATGGGCATCTGGCTGGCCAACATGCGCGACGTGGACACCAGCGATATTCTGGCGTTCAAAGAGGAGCTGTCGGCGATCCTGATCTCGGCGCTGTTCATCATTCTGGCGGCGCGGCTCGACATCCAGGCGCTGTGGAACATGGGGTGGCCGCTGCTGCTGCTGCTGCTGGCGGTGCAGTTCATCGCCCGGCCGCTGTGCATCGCGGTGTCGACCTGGCGCTCTTCCCTGCACTGGCGCGATAGGCTGCTGCTGTGCTGGATAGCCCCGCGCGGTATCGTCGCCGCGGCGGTCAGCTCGCTGTTTGCGCTGACGCTGCAGCGCAGCGGTTATCAAGGCGCCGACCGGCTGGTGACCGTAGTGTTCGCCATCATCATCGGCACCGTGGTGCTGCAAAGCCTGACCAGCGGCATGATGGCGCGCTGGCTGCGCGTGCAACAGCAGAAACCGCGCGGCGTGCTGATCGTCGGCGCCAACAGCGTGGCGCGCATGCTGGCGCAGGCGTTGATCAAGCTGAACGTGCCGGTGATCGTCACCGACAGCAGCTGGGAATATTACCGTCAGGCGCGCATGGAAGGCATTCCGGCCTACTATGGCCACGCCTACTCCGAACACGCCGAGAACTATCTCGATCTGAGCAATATCGCCCAGGTGCTGGCGCTGTCGCCGAATCGCCACCAAAACGCGCTGGCGGTTTATCACTTCGGTCACCTCTTCGGCGAGGATCACGTGTTCGCCATCCGTTCGGGGGCGCCGTTGAAAGGACGCGGCGCCAGCGCGGAAAGTTCGCGTTTTCGCCGGCATGAAATTTTATTTAATCAAGAAGCCACCTACGGCCGCCTGAGCAGCCTGCTCGCCAGAGGCGCCACCATCAAGGCGACCAAATTGAACGAAAATTTCGGTTGGCTGGAGTATTTGGAGAAACATCAGGGCGTTATTCCGTTATTCAGCCAAAAGGAAGACGGTTCTCTACAACCGATTGGCGCCGGTTCCACGCCCGCGATGCCCTGTACGCTTATCGCGCTGGTACAAGATGAAAATCCCTCAACGTCTGTACGTTGA